A stretch of Mycobacterium sp. ITM-2016-00316 DNA encodes these proteins:
- the cofD gene encoding 2-phospho-L-lactate transferase: MKVTVLVGGVGGARFLLGVQRLLQLGQFAEAAAESEAPTQHELTAVVNVGDDAWMFGVRICPDLDTCMYTLGGGIDPERGWGHRDETWHAKDELAAYGVQPDWFGLGDRDLATHLVRSQMLRAGYPLSQVTEALCARWAPGARLLPATDDRSETHVVVTDPDGERKAIHFQEWWVRYRAKIETHSFAYVGSDKATAAPGVTEAIADADVVLIAPSNPVVSIGSILTVGGIRGALRSTSAPVIGYSPIIAGKPLRGMADECLSVIGVESSSEGVGKHFGARSGVGILDGWLIDAGDAATIEGVEVRQAPLLMTDPAATAEMVRAGLQLAGVTP, from the coding sequence GTGAAGGTCACTGTTCTGGTCGGCGGCGTGGGTGGCGCCCGCTTCCTCCTGGGCGTCCAGCGCCTGCTGCAACTCGGGCAGTTTGCCGAGGCGGCCGCCGAATCCGAAGCGCCCACTCAACACGAGCTGACCGCCGTCGTCAACGTGGGAGACGACGCCTGGATGTTCGGCGTGCGGATCTGTCCGGACCTCGACACCTGCATGTACACCCTCGGCGGCGGTATCGACCCGGAACGTGGCTGGGGTCACCGTGACGAAACGTGGCATGCCAAGGACGAACTGGCAGCCTACGGGGTGCAGCCCGACTGGTTCGGTCTCGGCGACCGCGATCTGGCCACCCATCTGGTGCGCAGTCAGATGCTGCGCGCGGGGTATCCGCTCTCTCAGGTCACCGAGGCACTGTGCGCCCGATGGGCTCCCGGCGCCCGACTGCTGCCGGCCACCGATGACCGCAGCGAAACGCACGTCGTCGTCACCGATCCCGATGGTGAACGCAAGGCGATCCACTTCCAGGAATGGTGGGTGCGCTACCGCGCCAAGATCGAGACGCACAGCTTCGCCTACGTCGGCTCCGACAAGGCCACAGCCGCACCAGGTGTGACCGAGGCGATCGCCGATGCCGATGTGGTGCTGATCGCCCCGTCCAACCCGGTGGTGAGCATCGGCTCCATCCTCACCGTCGGCGGTATCCGCGGCGCGCTGCGTTCCACGTCGGCCCCCGTCATCGGCTACTCCCCCATCATCGCCGGAAAACCGTTGCGCGGGATGGCCGACGAATGCCTTTCGGTGATCGGTGTCGAATCGTCCTCGGAGGGCGTCGGAAAGCACTTCGGCGCCCGCAGCGGCGTCGGCATCCTGGACGGCTGGCTGATCGACGCGGGCGACGCCGCCACCATCGAGGGTGTCGAGGTCCGGCAAGCCCCCCTGCTCATGACCGACCCGGCGGCGACCGCCGAAATGGTGCGGGCCGGCCTGCAATTGGCGGGCGTCACGCCGTGA
- a CDS encoding WhiB family transcriptional regulator, which translates to MSLVPDRIELAPESFEDDDQWQERGLCAQTDPEAFFPEKGGSTREAKRICQGCEVKDRCLEYALANDERFGIWGGLSERERRRLKRGII; encoded by the coding sequence TTGAGCTTGGTGCCCGACCGTATCGAGTTGGCGCCCGAGTCCTTCGAGGACGACGACCAATGGCAGGAACGCGGTCTGTGTGCGCAGACCGACCCCGAGGCGTTCTTCCCGGAGAAGGGCGGATCGACGCGGGAGGCCAAGCGCATCTGCCAGGGCTGCGAAGTCAAGGACCGGTGCCTGGAGTACGCGCTGGCCAATGACGAGCGCTTCGGCATCTGGGGCGGCTTGTCCGAGCGGGAGCGCCGCCGCCTCAAGCGCGGCATCATCTGA
- a CDS encoding metallopeptidase family protein — protein sequence MRGSLLPPTVPGWRSRAERFDMAVLEAYEPIERRWHQRVSTLDVAVDEIPRIAPKDPDSVQWPPEVVADGPIALARLIPAGVDVRGNSTRARIVLFRKPIERRAKDTDELSDLLHEVLVAQVATYLGVEPNVIDPSAEDE from the coding sequence ATGCGCGGATCGCTGTTGCCGCCGACGGTGCCGGGCTGGCGCAGCCGGGCCGAGCGATTCGACATGGCGGTGCTGGAGGCCTATGAGCCGATCGAGCGACGGTGGCACCAACGGGTCTCGACATTGGATGTGGCGGTCGACGAGATACCGCGCATCGCACCCAAGGATCCCGACAGTGTGCAGTGGCCGCCGGAGGTTGTCGCCGACGGCCCGATCGCGCTTGCCCGCCTGATCCCAGCCGGGGTAGATGTCCGCGGTAACTCCACGCGGGCGCGAATTGTGTTGTTCCGCAAGCCGATCGAACGGCGCGCCAAAGACACCGACGAACTTTCGGATTTACTACATGAGGTGCTGGTGGCTCAGGTAGCCACCTATCTGGGCGTCGAACCCAACGTCATCGACCCATCGGCCGAGGACGAATAG
- a CDS encoding DUF3499 domain-containing protein: MNVPRRCCRPGCPHYAVATLTFVYSDSTAVVGPLATVSEPHSWDLCVVHAGRITAPRGWELVRHAGPLPTHPDEDDLVALADAVREGREGVQALVNGVTAGFSDPSTGLPGGSLMAPPVHRPEPNGRRRGHLRVLPDPEPNSE; encoded by the coding sequence GTGAACGTTCCCCGTCGCTGCTGCAGGCCCGGGTGCCCGCACTACGCCGTGGCGACGCTGACCTTCGTCTATTCGGACTCGACAGCCGTCGTCGGACCTCTGGCGACCGTGTCTGAGCCGCATTCCTGGGATTTGTGTGTCGTACACGCCGGTCGGATCACCGCGCCCCGTGGATGGGAGCTGGTCCGCCACGCCGGGCCGCTGCCGACTCATCCCGACGAGGACGATCTGGTCGCCCTCGCCGACGCGGTCCGTGAGGGGCGCGAAGGCGTGCAGGCTCTGGTGAACGGCGTGACCGCCGGATTCTCCGACCCCTCGACCGGGCTGCCCGGTGGCTCGCTGATGGCCCCGCCGGTGCATCGCCCGGAACCCAATGGCCGCCGTCGCGGCCACCTCCGGGTGCTCCCGGACCCGGAGCCGAACTCCGAGTAG
- a CDS encoding phosphomannomutase/phosphoglucomutase yields the protein MSRSAEAVHAVIKAYDVRGLVGEQIDDAFVRDVGGAFARLVRDEGFGGLGVPPARGRERSDTGNGSARPVDTVVIGHDMRASSPALSNAFAEGVIAQGLDVVRIGLASTDQLYFASGLLDCPGAMFTASHNPAAYNGIKLCRAGAKPVGKDTGLLIISDEVINGVPAHDGAAGTITDRDVLAEYGDFLRSLVDLSELRPLRVAVDAGNGMGGHTTPAVLEAIPGITVLPLYFELDGTFPNHEANPLDPANLVDLQAHVLATGADIGLAFDGDADRCFVVDEKGLPISPSAVTALVAGRELGREIGATVIHNLITSRAVPELITERGGTAVRSRVGHSYIKGLMAETGAIFGGEHSAHYYFRDFWGADSGMLAALHVLAALGEQQRPLSELMADYQRYEESGEINFTVADAPGCVDSVLATFGSRIQSLDHLDGVTVDLGDGRWFNLRTSNTEPLLRLNVEARTSEEVDEVVEQVAKLIAARGESAP from the coding sequence ATGTCTCGGTCCGCTGAGGCTGTCCACGCTGTCATCAAGGCCTATGACGTGCGGGGCCTGGTCGGAGAACAGATCGACGACGCATTCGTCCGCGACGTCGGCGGTGCATTCGCCCGCCTGGTGCGCGACGAGGGCTTCGGCGGGCTGGGGGTACCTCCCGCTCGCGGGAGAGAGCGCAGCGACACGGGGAACGGGTCAGCCAGACCCGTCGACACCGTGGTGATCGGACATGACATGCGGGCCAGTTCGCCGGCACTGTCCAACGCGTTCGCCGAGGGCGTCATCGCCCAGGGGCTCGACGTGGTCCGGATCGGGCTGGCCTCGACCGACCAGCTGTATTTCGCCTCGGGTCTGCTGGACTGCCCGGGTGCGATGTTCACCGCCAGCCACAACCCGGCCGCCTACAACGGCATCAAGCTGTGTCGCGCGGGCGCCAAGCCGGTCGGCAAGGACACTGGCCTGCTGATCATCAGCGATGAGGTCATCAACGGGGTGCCCGCCCACGACGGTGCCGCGGGCACCATCACCGATCGCGATGTCCTCGCCGAATACGGCGATTTCCTGCGCTCGCTGGTCGACCTGTCGGAGCTGCGCCCGCTGCGGGTGGCCGTCGACGCCGGGAACGGCATGGGTGGCCACACCACCCCCGCGGTGCTCGAGGCGATTCCCGGGATCACGGTGCTGCCGTTGTATTTCGAGCTCGACGGCACCTTCCCCAACCATGAGGCCAATCCGCTGGACCCGGCGAACCTCGTCGACCTGCAGGCCCATGTGCTGGCGACCGGAGCCGATATCGGGCTGGCCTTCGATGGTGACGCCGACCGCTGTTTCGTGGTCGATGAGAAAGGCCTGCCCATCTCGCCGTCCGCGGTGACCGCACTGGTGGCCGGGCGCGAGCTGGGTCGCGAGATCGGTGCCACCGTGATCCACAACCTGATCACCTCGCGGGCAGTGCCGGAACTGATCACCGAACGAGGCGGCACCGCGGTGCGCTCACGGGTGGGTCACTCCTATATCAAGGGCCTGATGGCCGAGACCGGCGCCATCTTCGGTGGCGAGCACTCGGCGCACTACTACTTCCGCGACTTCTGGGGTGCGGACTCGGGCATGCTGGCCGCGCTGCACGTGCTGGCCGCACTCGGCGAGCAGCAGCGCCCGCTCTCGGAACTGATGGCCGACTACCAGCGCTATGAGGAGTCCGGCGAGATCAACTTCACCGTCGCCGATGCGCCCGGCTGCGTGGATTCCGTGCTGGCCACTTTCGGCAGTCGTATCCAGTCGCTGGACCATCTCGACGGGGTGACCGTCGATCTCGGCGACGGTCGCTGGTTCAATCTGCGGACCTCCAACACCGAGCCGCTACTGCGGCTCAATGTGGAGGCCCGCACCAGCGAAGAGGTCGACGAGGTGGTGGAACAGGTGGCGAAACTGATTGCCGCGCGCGGCGAGTCGGCGCCGTGA
- a CDS encoding SIS domain-containing protein, whose amino-acid sequence MTARAATIDLDDVEGLLAADREGLLRASAMSGAQVRATAASVDEGALELLRSDIPPRTLIWVADGGPARAAGTLLSAALGAASGVPIVVASELPPWTGALDVVVVAGADAGDPVLVTAAATGVRRGARVVLVAPHEGPLRDVTAGRAAVLAPRLPVPDEFGLTRYLAAGVAVLAFVDTAVRVDIEALADELDAEALRNSASRELFTNPAKSLAERLAGREVVLAGDSEATLALAQHSAAVLLRVARQVVAAVGLTDALGALSPLNIAPVDYETALFHDEELDGPLPSRVRTVVLTSDEQRPVVVARTEGFADLDVVSADDVPDSATKVGGVRPEQQLATVAVRMEMTAVYLRLVRG is encoded by the coding sequence GTGACCGCCCGGGCTGCCACCATCGACCTCGACGATGTCGAGGGGTTGCTGGCTGCCGACCGGGAAGGTCTGTTGCGTGCGTCCGCCATGTCCGGCGCGCAGGTGCGTGCCACCGCGGCGTCCGTCGACGAGGGCGCGCTGGAGCTGCTTCGCTCGGACATCCCACCCCGCACGCTGATCTGGGTCGCCGACGGCGGTCCGGCACGCGCGGCGGGCACGCTGCTGTCGGCCGCCCTCGGGGCGGCCAGCGGGGTTCCGATCGTGGTGGCCTCCGAGTTGCCGCCGTGGACCGGTGCGCTGGATGTCGTGGTGGTGGCCGGTGCCGACGCGGGTGATCCCGTGCTGGTGACGGCCGCGGCCACCGGTGTGCGCCGCGGGGCGCGGGTCGTGCTCGTCGCGCCGCATGAAGGACCGCTGCGCGATGTGACGGCCGGTCGGGCGGCGGTGCTGGCCCCGCGGCTGCCGGTGCCCGACGAATTCGGATTGACCCGATATCTGGCCGCCGGTGTGGCGGTGCTGGCCTTCGTCGACACCGCGGTCCGGGTGGACATCGAGGCGTTGGCCGACGAACTGGACGCCGAGGCGCTGCGCAACAGCGCGTCGCGCGAGCTGTTCACCAACCCGGCCAAGAGTCTGGCCGAGCGACTGGCCGGACGCGAGGTGGTGCTGGCGGGGGACAGCGAGGCGACGCTGGCGCTGGCCCAGCACAGCGCGGCGGTGCTGCTGCGGGTCGCGCGTCAGGTGGTGGCCGCGGTCGGTCTGACCGATGCGCTGGGCGCGCTGAGCCCGCTGAACATCGCGCCGGTCGACTACGAGACCGCGCTGTTCCACGACGAGGAACTCGACGGCCCGCTGCCGTCGCGGGTGCGCACCGTGGTGTTGACCTCCGATGAGCAACGGCCGGTGGTGGTGGCACGCACCGAAGGTTTCGCCGACCTGGATGTGGTCAGCGCCGACGATGTGCCCGACAGTGCGACCAAGGTCGGCGGTGTGCGTCCCGAGCAGCAGTTGGCGACGGTGGCGGTGCGCATGGAGATGACGGCCGTGTACCTACGACTGGTGCGAGGTTGA
- the manA gene encoding mannose-6-phosphate isomerase, class I, whose translation MNLLRGAVRKYAWGSRTAIAEFTGRQSPTQHPEAELWLGAHPGDSAHCVTDDGERSLLDMISTDPEGQLGAGSRARFGDALPFLAKVLAADEPLSLQAHPSSQQAVHGFEREERLGIPVTAPTRNYRDASHKPELIVALGQFEALAGFRPAARSAEFMRALAVTELDSYIALLTGQSDADGLRALFTTWITAPQPSLDKLVPAVLDGAINYIRSGETTFRAEAKTILELGERYPGDAGVLAAMLLNRITLQPGQGIYLPAGNLHAYLHGVGVEVMANSDNVLRGGLTPKHVDVPELLRVLDFTPADDSVILPRPIRDGAELVYDTPAPEFAVSVLQVTDDQVGHEVDAPAEHDGPQVLLCTEGAVQVRAKAGAVSLERGAAAWVAADDGPVRLLAAQPSKVFRVTVGS comes from the coding sequence GTGAATCTCCTCCGAGGAGCTGTCCGAAAGTATGCGTGGGGGTCGCGCACAGCGATTGCCGAATTCACCGGAAGGCAAAGTCCCACACAACATCCCGAGGCGGAGCTGTGGCTGGGCGCGCACCCCGGTGATTCGGCGCATTGTGTGACCGATGACGGTGAGCGCTCGCTGCTGGACATGATCAGCACGGACCCCGAGGGGCAGCTCGGCGCGGGTTCACGGGCCCGGTTCGGTGATGCGCTGCCGTTTTTGGCCAAGGTGCTGGCGGCCGACGAACCGCTGTCGCTGCAGGCTCATCCGAGCAGCCAGCAGGCGGTGCACGGATTCGAACGCGAAGAGCGCCTCGGCATTCCGGTGACGGCGCCGACCCGCAATTACCGGGATGCCAGCCACAAGCCGGAATTGATCGTCGCGCTGGGGCAGTTCGAGGCGCTGGCGGGATTCCGCCCGGCCGCCCGCAGCGCGGAGTTCATGCGTGCGCTGGCGGTGACCGAGCTGGATTCCTATATCGCGCTGCTCACGGGTCAGTCCGACGCCGACGGGTTGCGTGCCCTGTTCACCACCTGGATCACCGCGCCGCAGCCCTCACTCGACAAGCTGGTGCCCGCGGTGCTCGACGGCGCGATCAATTACATCCGATCCGGCGAAACGACCTTTCGGGCCGAGGCGAAGACCATCCTGGAGCTGGGCGAACGTTATCCCGGCGATGCCGGTGTGCTGGCTGCGATGCTGCTGAACCGCATCACGTTGCAGCCCGGTCAGGGCATCTATCTGCCGGCCGGCAATCTGCACGCCTACCTGCACGGGGTCGGTGTCGAAGTGATGGCGAACTCGGACAATGTGCTGCGCGGCGGGTTGACGCCCAAGCACGTGGATGTGCCCGAACTGCTGCGGGTGCTGGACTTCACTCCCGCCGATGACTCGGTGATCCTGCCGCGACCGATCCGCGACGGGGCCGAACTGGTCTATGACACCCCGGCGCCGGAGTTTGCGGTGTCGGTGCTGCAGGTGACCGATGACCAGGTCGGCCACGAGGTTGACGCGCCCGCCGAACATGACGGGCCGCAGGTGCTGTTGTGCACCGAGGGCGCGGTGCAGGTGCGTGCCAAGGCCGGCGCGGTGAGCCTGGAGCGCGGCGCCGCCGCCTGGGTGGCCGCCGACGACGGGCCGGTGCGGTTGCTGGCCGCCCAACCATCGAAGGTGTTCCGCGTGACGGTGGGTTCGTGA
- a CDS encoding cupin domain-containing protein yields MNTPSNQIELTVADSSRMPWDTFVVPQIGAEIPSKELFSDPETGMQVFLLRYAAGFTNVWHTHTHGHGMYVLDGVLNTHKGQYGPGNFVWFPEGGWMEHGATADNDVTFLFITNKPFAICYEVDSDHPYPMD; encoded by the coding sequence TTGAATACGCCGTCAAATCAGATCGAGCTGACCGTCGCCGACTCCAGCCGGATGCCGTGGGACACATTCGTGGTGCCACAGATCGGCGCCGAGATTCCGTCGAAAGAGCTGTTCTCCGACCCCGAGACCGGCATGCAGGTGTTCCTGTTGCGCTACGCAGCGGGTTTCACCAATGTCTGGCACACCCACACCCACGGGCACGGGATGTACGTGCTCGACGGCGTACTGAACACCCACAAGGGTCAATACGGCCCGGGGAATTTCGTCTGGTTCCCGGAGGGCGGCTGGATGGAACACGGAGCCACCGCCGATAACGATGTCACCTTTTTGTTCATCACCAACAAGCCGTTCGCCATCTGCTACGAGGTTGATTCAGACCATCCGTATCCGATGGATTGA
- a CDS encoding alkane 1-monooxygenase, which translates to MTSQIDVDGQNAPAVEWRDRKRYLWLMGLIVPTAVLMMLPIVWALNQLGWHAAAQVPFWIGPILVYLVLPLLDRRFGPDGENPPDELTERLENDKYYRYCTYSFIPFQYLTLVLGAYLFTASDLSWLGFDGSLGWPAKIGLALSVGMMGGVGINTAHEMGHKKESIERWLGKITLAQTCYGHFFIEHNRGHHVRVATPEDPASARFGETFWEFLPRSVWGSLKSSWELEAKRLERAGKSKWHWSNDVLNAWAMSVVLYGAIFAIFGVAVVPYVVISVFFGFSLLETVNYLEHYGLLRQKTASGRYERCAPEHSWNSDHIVTNLFLYHLQRHSDHHANPTRRYQTLRSMDGAPNLPSGYASMIGLTYFPPLWRKVMDHRVLAHYDGDITRVNIHPRMRDKVLAKYGADR; encoded by the coding sequence ATGACATCGCAGATCGATGTGGACGGGCAGAATGCGCCGGCGGTCGAATGGCGGGATCGCAAGCGTTATCTGTGGTTGATGGGTCTGATCGTGCCCACGGCGGTGCTGATGATGCTGCCGATCGTCTGGGCGCTCAATCAGCTCGGCTGGCACGCGGCCGCGCAGGTTCCGTTCTGGATCGGGCCGATCCTGGTGTACCTCGTGCTGCCCCTGCTGGACCGACGGTTCGGGCCCGACGGCGAGAACCCGCCCGATGAGCTGACGGAGCGGCTGGAGAACGACAAGTACTACCGGTACTGCACCTACAGCTTCATCCCATTCCAGTATCTGACTCTGGTGCTGGGCGCCTACCTGTTCACCGCGTCGGATCTGAGCTGGCTGGGCTTTGACGGCTCACTGGGCTGGCCTGCGAAGATCGGTCTGGCGCTATCGGTCGGCATGATGGGTGGTGTCGGCATCAACACCGCGCACGAGATGGGCCACAAGAAGGAGTCCATCGAGCGCTGGCTGGGCAAGATCACCCTGGCGCAGACCTGTTACGGGCACTTCTTCATCGAGCACAACCGCGGCCACCATGTGCGGGTGGCCACCCCGGAGGATCCCGCCTCGGCGCGCTTCGGCGAGACGTTCTGGGAGTTCCTGCCGCGCAGCGTGTGGGGCAGCCTGAAGTCCTCATGGGAGCTGGAGGCCAAGCGACTGGAGCGTGCCGGCAAGAGCAAGTGGCACTGGTCCAACGATGTGCTCAACGCCTGGGCGATGTCGGTGGTGCTCTACGGCGCGATCTTCGCGATCTTCGGTGTCGCCGTCGTTCCCTACGTCGTCATCTCCGTGTTCTTCGGCTTCTCCCTGCTCGAAACGGTGAACTACCTGGAGCACTACGGCCTGCTGCGGCAGAAGACCGCCAGCGGTCGCTACGAACGCTGCGCTCCCGAGCACAGCTGGAACTCCGACCACATCGTCACCAACCTGTTCCTCTATCACCTGCAGCGGCACAGTGATCACCATGCCAACCCCACGCGTCGCTACCAGACGCTGCGCAGCATGGATGGGGCGCCGAACCTACCCAGCGGCTACGCATCGATGATCGGGCTGACCTACTTCCCACCGCTGTGGCGCAAGGTGATGGATCACCGCGTGCTGGCCCACTATGACGGCGATATCACCAGGGTGAACATCCACCCGCGGATGCGCGACAAGGTGCTGGCCAAGTATGGGGCCGACCGGTGA
- a CDS encoding rubredoxin: MSAYRCPGCDFVYDESKGAPREGFPAGTAWADIPDEWPCPDCAVREKVDFEVHGERSDGT; the protein is encoded by the coding sequence GTGAGCGCCTACCGCTGCCCCGGCTGCGATTTCGTCTACGACGAGTCCAAAGGCGCTCCGCGCGAGGGCTTTCCGGCCGGCACTGCGTGGGCCGACATTCCCGATGAGTGGCCCTGTCCGGACTGTGCGGTCCGCGAGAAGGTCGACTTCGAGGTCCACGGCGAGCGAAGCGACGGCACATAG
- a CDS encoding rubredoxin, which translates to MDYKLFVCVQCGFEYDEEKGWPEDGIAPGTRWDDIPEDWSCPDCGAAKTDFEMIEVARP; encoded by the coding sequence ATGGACTACAAACTGTTCGTCTGCGTGCAGTGCGGATTCGAGTACGACGAGGAGAAGGGCTGGCCGGAAGACGGCATCGCCCCGGGCACCCGGTGGGATGACATCCCCGAGGACTGGAGCTGCCCGGACTGCGGCGCGGCCAAAACCGATTTCGAGATGATCGAGGTCGCGCGGCCGTGA
- a CDS encoding TetR family transcriptional regulator, whose product MSAPSPRRTAQRVPYAEASRVLLRDSILDGMRDMLLVRDWSSITLTDVARAAGISRQTIYNEFGSRQGLAEGYALRLADRLVNAVDAAINNNIGRVYEAFLEGFRAFFMESASDPLVISLLNGEAKPDLLQIITTDSGPIITRCSQRLTETFQNSWMKASDEDAGVLARAIVRLAMSYVSMPPEADHDVAMDLARLMTPFAERYGVIEAP is encoded by the coding sequence ATGAGCGCACCCTCGCCCCGGCGTACGGCGCAGCGCGTGCCCTACGCCGAGGCTTCGCGGGTGCTGTTGCGTGACTCGATCCTCGATGGCATGCGAGACATGCTGCTGGTCCGGGACTGGTCCTCGATCACCCTCACCGATGTGGCCCGGGCGGCCGGCATCAGCCGGCAGACCATCTACAACGAGTTCGGATCGCGACAGGGCCTGGCCGAGGGGTACGCCCTGCGGCTGGCAGATCGGCTGGTCAACGCCGTCGACGCCGCGATCAACAACAACATCGGCCGCGTCTATGAGGCCTTCCTGGAAGGCTTTCGTGCCTTTTTCATGGAATCCGCCTCCGATCCACTGGTGATCTCGCTGCTCAACGGGGAAGCCAAGCCCGATCTGCTGCAGATCATCACCACCGACAGCGGTCCGATCATCACCCGGTGCTCGCAACGGCTGACCGAGACCTTCCAGAACAGCTGGATGAAGGCCTCAGACGAGGACGCCGGGGTGCTGGCCCGCGCCATCGTCCGCCTGGCGATGAGCTATGTCTCCATGCCGCCGGAAGCCGACCACGATGTGGCCATGGATCTGGCCAGGCTGATGACGCCGTTCGCAGAGCGGTACGGAGTGATCGAGGCGCCGTAA
- the ahcY gene encoding adenosylhomocysteinase, which yields MTAPELTADVRNGIDYKVADLSLAEFGRKEIRLAEHEMPGLMALRREYADVAPLKGARVSGSLHMTIQTAVLIETLVSLGAEVRWASCNIFSTQDHAAAAVVVGPHGTVEEPKGVPVFAWKGETLEEYWWAAEQMLTWPNEPANMILDDGGDATMLVLRGAEFEKAGVVPPEDDEHSDEYKVFLNLLRRSIEADKTKWTTVAESVKGVTEETTTGVLRLYQFAAAGELSFPAINVNDSVTKSKFDNKYGTRHSLIDGINRGTDVLIGGKAALVCGYGDVGKGCAEALKAQGARVAVTEIDPINALQALMDGFEVKTVEEAIGWADIVITATGNQGIITLEHMRSMKHQAILGNIGHFDDEIEMARLERDKDIRRINIKPQVDEFIFPDGHSIIVLSEGRLLNLGNATGHPSFVMSNSFSNQVIAQIELWTKNDEYDNEVYRLAKHLDEKVAKIHVEALGGSLTKLTKEQAEYIGVDVDGPYKPEHYRY from the coding sequence ATGACTGCACCAGAACTGACCGCCGACGTACGCAACGGCATCGACTACAAGGTCGCTGACCTTTCGCTTGCCGAGTTCGGCCGCAAGGAGATCCGCCTCGCCGAGCACGAGATGCCCGGCCTGATGGCGCTGCGCCGCGAATACGCCGACGTCGCGCCGCTCAAGGGTGCCCGGGTCTCCGGCTCGCTGCACATGACCATCCAGACCGCCGTGCTGATCGAGACGCTGGTCAGCCTCGGGGCCGAAGTCCGCTGGGCGTCCTGCAACATCTTCTCCACCCAGGACCATGCCGCCGCGGCCGTCGTCGTCGGCCCGCACGGCACCGTCGAGGAGCCCAAGGGCGTCCCCGTGTTCGCCTGGAAGGGCGAGACGCTGGAGGAGTACTGGTGGGCCGCCGAGCAGATGCTGACCTGGCCGAACGAGCCGGCGAACATGATCCTCGACGACGGCGGCGACGCCACCATGCTGGTGCTGCGCGGCGCCGAGTTCGAGAAGGCCGGCGTCGTGCCGCCCGAGGACGACGAGCATTCCGACGAGTACAAGGTGTTCCTGAACCTGCTGCGCCGGTCCATCGAGGCCGACAAGACCAAGTGGACCACGGTCGCGGAGTCGGTCAAGGGCGTCACCGAGGAGACCACCACCGGTGTGCTGCGTCTCTACCAGTTCGCTGCTGCCGGCGAGCTGTCGTTCCCGGCCATCAACGTCAACGACTCGGTCACCAAGAGCAAGTTCGACAACAAGTACGGCACCCGGCACTCGCTGATCGACGGCATCAACCGCGGCACCGACGTCCTCATCGGTGGCAAGGCGGCGCTGGTCTGCGGTTACGGCGACGTCGGCAAGGGCTGCGCCGAGGCGCTCAAGGCGCAGGGCGCGCGCGTCGCGGTCACCGAGATCGACCCGATCAACGCGCTGCAGGCGCTGATGGACGGCTTCGAGGTCAAGACCGTCGAGGAGGCCATCGGTTGGGCCGACATCGTCATCACCGCCACCGGCAACCAGGGCATCATCACCCTCGAGCACATGCGGTCCATGAAGCACCAGGCGATCCTGGGCAACATCGGCCACTTCGACGACGAGATCGAGATGGCCCGCCTGGAGCGCGACAAGGACATCCGCCGGATCAACATCAAGCCGCAGGTCGACGAGTTCATCTTCCCCGACGGCCACTCGATCATCGTGCTGAGCGAGGGTCGTCTGCTGAACCTGGGCAACGCGACCGGGCACCCGTCGTTCGTGATGAGCAACAGCTTCTCCAACCAGGTCATCGCGCAGATCGAACTGTGGACCAAGAACGACGAGTACGACAACGAGGTGTACCGCCTCGCCAAGCACCTCGACGAGAAGGTCGCCAAGATCCACGTCGAAGCCCTCGGCGGTTCGCTGACCAAGCTCACCAAGGAGCAGGCCGAGTACATCGGCGTCGACGTCGACGGCCCGTACAAGCCGGAGCACTACCGCTACTAG